Proteins from a genomic interval of Phalacrocorax aristotelis chromosome 3, bGulAri2.1, whole genome shotgun sequence:
- the CEP43 gene encoding centrosomal protein 43 isoform X2 — protein sequence MAAAAAEEDTELRDLLVQTLESSGVLNKIKAELRAAVFLALEEQEKVENKTPLVNESLKSFLGTKDGRLVAGLVAEFLRFFNLDFTLAVFQPESSTLNGLDGRENLARDLGIIEAESTVSGPLLLEVVRKCQQKKASGSGEVAPVLSDSLCPTSKSSDGRSSTHPTPNKAAESTQSDTSVSSGEASKRSIHFLPNETRLDPQLENKDLNTKEKSDPGVDEDDVEGDSFFDDPIPKPERTYGWKTEANKAGGLASLSDAPPLKSGLSSLTGAPSLKESENLSRNSVLKDLRLVNAKLGSLELGNGDDDEYADDFNSTSHRSEKSDISIGEEIDEISVETEGSNASDKLEGTTQDLTVSQLSDVADYLEDVE from the exons GCAGAGTTGCGAGCAGCTGTGTTTTTGGCATTAGAAGAACAAGAGAAAGTAGAG AACAAAACACCTCTGGTAAATGAAAGCTTGAAAAGTTTTTTAGGTACAAAAGATG GTCGCTTGGTAGCAGGTCTTGTTGCAGAATTTCTACGGTTTTTCAATCTTGATTTTACATTGGCTGTCTTTCAGCCTGAATCAAGCACA CTAAATGGACTTGATGGTCGAGAAAACTTAGCTCGAGATTTGGGAATTATAGAAGCAGAAAGTACTGTGAGCGGTCCCCTGTTGTTGGAGGTTGTCAGAAAATGTCAGCAGAAAAAGGCTTCAGGCAGTGGGGAA GTGGCTCCAGTTCTGAGTGATAGCCTGTGCCCCACATCAAAATCATCTGATGGAAGATCAAGTACACACCCTACACCAAATAAG GCGGCTGAAAGCACTCAGAGTGATACAAGTGTCTCATCAGGGGAAGCAAGCAAAAGAAGCATTCATTTTCTGCCTAATGAAACAAGACTAGATCCTCAACTAGAAAACAAAGACTTaaataccaaagaaaaaagtgatcCAGGTGTGGATGAAGATGATGTAGAGGGAGATTCTTTTTTTGATGATCCTATACCCAAACCAGAAAGAACGTACGGCTG GAAAACCGAAGCTAATAAAGCAGGAGGTCTAGCATCCCTTTCTGATGCACCGCCTCTAAAAAGTGGGTTAAGCTCCCTGACTGGTGCACCTTCGCTAAAAGAGTCTGAGA aTTTGAGTAGAAACTCTGTTTTGAAAGACCTGCGGTTGGTGAATGCAAAACTGGGATCACTAGAATTAG gaaatGGAGACGACGACGAGTATGCTGATGACTTCAACAG tACTAGTCATCGCTCAGAAAAAAGCGATATCAGCATTGGTGAAGAAATAGATGAAATTTCTGTGGAAACAGAAGGGTCGAATGCCAGTGATAAA cTTGAAGGCACCACACAAGACCTTACCGTTTCTCAGTTAAGTGATGTTGCAGATTATCTAGAAGACGTGGAATAG
- the CEP43 gene encoding centrosomal protein 43 isoform X1, translating into MAAAAAEEDTELRDLLVQTLESSGVLNKIKAELRAAVFLALEEQEKVENKTPLVNESLKSFLGTKDGRLVAGLVAEFLRFFNLDFTLAVFQPESSTASPLQLNGLDGRENLARDLGIIEAESTVSGPLLLEVVRKCQQKKASGSGEVAPVLSDSLCPTSKSSDGRSSTHPTPNKAAESTQSDTSVSSGEASKRSIHFLPNETRLDPQLENKDLNTKEKSDPGVDEDDVEGDSFFDDPIPKPERTYGWKTEANKAGGLASLSDAPPLKSGLSSLTGAPSLKESENLSRNSVLKDLRLVNAKLGSLELGNGDDDEYADDFNSTSHRSEKSDISIGEEIDEISVETEGSNASDKLEGTTQDLTVSQLSDVADYLEDVE; encoded by the exons GCAGAGTTGCGAGCAGCTGTGTTTTTGGCATTAGAAGAACAAGAGAAAGTAGAG AACAAAACACCTCTGGTAAATGAAAGCTTGAAAAGTTTTTTAGGTACAAAAGATG GTCGCTTGGTAGCAGGTCTTGTTGCAGAATTTCTACGGTTTTTCAATCTTGATTTTACATTGGCTGTCTTTCAGCCTGAATCAAGCACAG CTTCGCCCCTACAGCTAAATGGACTTGATGGTCGAGAAAACTTAGCTCGAGATTTGGGAATTATAGAAGCAGAAAGTACTGTGAGCGGTCCCCTGTTGTTGGAGGTTGTCAGAAAATGTCAGCAGAAAAAGGCTTCAGGCAGTGGGGAA GTGGCTCCAGTTCTGAGTGATAGCCTGTGCCCCACATCAAAATCATCTGATGGAAGATCAAGTACACACCCTACACCAAATAAG GCGGCTGAAAGCACTCAGAGTGATACAAGTGTCTCATCAGGGGAAGCAAGCAAAAGAAGCATTCATTTTCTGCCTAATGAAACAAGACTAGATCCTCAACTAGAAAACAAAGACTTaaataccaaagaaaaaagtgatcCAGGTGTGGATGAAGATGATGTAGAGGGAGATTCTTTTTTTGATGATCCTATACCCAAACCAGAAAGAACGTACGGCTG GAAAACCGAAGCTAATAAAGCAGGAGGTCTAGCATCCCTTTCTGATGCACCGCCTCTAAAAAGTGGGTTAAGCTCCCTGACTGGTGCACCTTCGCTAAAAGAGTCTGAGA aTTTGAGTAGAAACTCTGTTTTGAAAGACCTGCGGTTGGTGAATGCAAAACTGGGATCACTAGAATTAG gaaatGGAGACGACGACGAGTATGCTGATGACTTCAACAG tACTAGTCATCGCTCAGAAAAAAGCGATATCAGCATTGGTGAAGAAATAGATGAAATTTCTGTGGAAACAGAAGGGTCGAATGCCAGTGATAAA cTTGAAGGCACCACACAAGACCTTACCGTTTCTCAGTTAAGTGATGTTGCAGATTATCTAGAAGACGTGGAATAG
- the CEP43 gene encoding centrosomal protein 43 isoform X4 yields the protein MAFTSVLNQINNLVKAELRAAVFLALEEQEKVENKTPLVNESLKSFLGTKDGRLVAGLVAEFLRFFNLDFTLAVFQPESSTASPLQLNGLDGRENLARDLGIIEAESTVSGPLLLEVVRKCQQKKASGSGEVAPVLSDSLCPTSKSSDGRSSTHPTPNKAAESTQSDTSVSSGEASKRSIHFLPNETRLDPQLENKDLNTKEKSDPGVDEDDVEGDSFFDDPIPKPERTYGWKTEANKAGGLASLSDAPPLKSGLSSLTGAPSLKESENLSRNSVLKDLRLVNAKLGSLELGNGDDDEYADDFNSTSHRSEKSDISIGEEIDEISVETEGSNASDKLEGTTQDLTVSQLSDVADYLEDVE from the exons ATGGCTTTTACAAGTGTGCTAAATCAGATTAATAACCTTGTTAAG GCAGAGTTGCGAGCAGCTGTGTTTTTGGCATTAGAAGAACAAGAGAAAGTAGAG AACAAAACACCTCTGGTAAATGAAAGCTTGAAAAGTTTTTTAGGTACAAAAGATG GTCGCTTGGTAGCAGGTCTTGTTGCAGAATTTCTACGGTTTTTCAATCTTGATTTTACATTGGCTGTCTTTCAGCCTGAATCAAGCACAG CTTCGCCCCTACAGCTAAATGGACTTGATGGTCGAGAAAACTTAGCTCGAGATTTGGGAATTATAGAAGCAGAAAGTACTGTGAGCGGTCCCCTGTTGTTGGAGGTTGTCAGAAAATGTCAGCAGAAAAAGGCTTCAGGCAGTGGGGAA GTGGCTCCAGTTCTGAGTGATAGCCTGTGCCCCACATCAAAATCATCTGATGGAAGATCAAGTACACACCCTACACCAAATAAG GCGGCTGAAAGCACTCAGAGTGATACAAGTGTCTCATCAGGGGAAGCAAGCAAAAGAAGCATTCATTTTCTGCCTAATGAAACAAGACTAGATCCTCAACTAGAAAACAAAGACTTaaataccaaagaaaaaagtgatcCAGGTGTGGATGAAGATGATGTAGAGGGAGATTCTTTTTTTGATGATCCTATACCCAAACCAGAAAGAACGTACGGCTG GAAAACCGAAGCTAATAAAGCAGGAGGTCTAGCATCCCTTTCTGATGCACCGCCTCTAAAAAGTGGGTTAAGCTCCCTGACTGGTGCACCTTCGCTAAAAGAGTCTGAGA aTTTGAGTAGAAACTCTGTTTTGAAAGACCTGCGGTTGGTGAATGCAAAACTGGGATCACTAGAATTAG gaaatGGAGACGACGACGAGTATGCTGATGACTTCAACAG tACTAGTCATCGCTCAGAAAAAAGCGATATCAGCATTGGTGAAGAAATAGATGAAATTTCTGTGGAAACAGAAGGGTCGAATGCCAGTGATAAA cTTGAAGGCACCACACAAGACCTTACCGTTTCTCAGTTAAGTGATGTTGCAGATTATCTAGAAGACGTGGAATAG
- the CEP43 gene encoding centrosomal protein 43 isoform X3: MNYMLLIYSATAIGKSQRCLSCKCLAELRAAVFLALEEQEKVENKTPLVNESLKSFLGTKDGRLVAGLVAEFLRFFNLDFTLAVFQPESSTASPLQLNGLDGRENLARDLGIIEAESTVSGPLLLEVVRKCQQKKASGSGEVAPVLSDSLCPTSKSSDGRSSTHPTPNKAAESTQSDTSVSSGEASKRSIHFLPNETRLDPQLENKDLNTKEKSDPGVDEDDVEGDSFFDDPIPKPERTYGWKTEANKAGGLASLSDAPPLKSGLSSLTGAPSLKESENLSRNSVLKDLRLVNAKLGSLELGNGDDDEYADDFNSTSHRSEKSDISIGEEIDEISVETEGSNASDKLEGTTQDLTVSQLSDVADYLEDVE; encoded by the exons ATGAACTACATGCTTCTGATTTACAGTGCAACAGCAATCGGCAAGAGTCAGCGTTGTCTGAGCTGTAAATGCCTG GCAGAGTTGCGAGCAGCTGTGTTTTTGGCATTAGAAGAACAAGAGAAAGTAGAG AACAAAACACCTCTGGTAAATGAAAGCTTGAAAAGTTTTTTAGGTACAAAAGATG GTCGCTTGGTAGCAGGTCTTGTTGCAGAATTTCTACGGTTTTTCAATCTTGATTTTACATTGGCTGTCTTTCAGCCTGAATCAAGCACAG CTTCGCCCCTACAGCTAAATGGACTTGATGGTCGAGAAAACTTAGCTCGAGATTTGGGAATTATAGAAGCAGAAAGTACTGTGAGCGGTCCCCTGTTGTTGGAGGTTGTCAGAAAATGTCAGCAGAAAAAGGCTTCAGGCAGTGGGGAA GTGGCTCCAGTTCTGAGTGATAGCCTGTGCCCCACATCAAAATCATCTGATGGAAGATCAAGTACACACCCTACACCAAATAAG GCGGCTGAAAGCACTCAGAGTGATACAAGTGTCTCATCAGGGGAAGCAAGCAAAAGAAGCATTCATTTTCTGCCTAATGAAACAAGACTAGATCCTCAACTAGAAAACAAAGACTTaaataccaaagaaaaaagtgatcCAGGTGTGGATGAAGATGATGTAGAGGGAGATTCTTTTTTTGATGATCCTATACCCAAACCAGAAAGAACGTACGGCTG GAAAACCGAAGCTAATAAAGCAGGAGGTCTAGCATCCCTTTCTGATGCACCGCCTCTAAAAAGTGGGTTAAGCTCCCTGACTGGTGCACCTTCGCTAAAAGAGTCTGAGA aTTTGAGTAGAAACTCTGTTTTGAAAGACCTGCGGTTGGTGAATGCAAAACTGGGATCACTAGAATTAG gaaatGGAGACGACGACGAGTATGCTGATGACTTCAACAG tACTAGTCATCGCTCAGAAAAAAGCGATATCAGCATTGGTGAAGAAATAGATGAAATTTCTGTGGAAACAGAAGGGTCGAATGCCAGTGATAAA cTTGAAGGCACCACACAAGACCTTACCGTTTCTCAGTTAAGTGATGTTGCAGATTATCTAGAAGACGTGGAATAG